A genomic region of Persephonella marina EX-H1 contains the following coding sequences:
- the gmhB gene encoding D-glycero-beta-D-manno-heptose 1,7-bisphosphate 7-phosphatase, translated as MKNKAVFLDRDGVINEDYGFVHRIEDFRIYPEVFPALKKLQDAGFKLLIVTNQSGIAVGYYTEEDFLKLTEYMLDIFSKNGIKIDKVYYCPHHPDGVVPELRMVCDCRKPESGMIKQGIEEFSIDPSRSFLIGDKENDIKAAHKEGIKAALVKTGQGLKYIDNTEADFVGENILDVVENFILKEGY; from the coding sequence ATGAAAAATAAGGCTGTTTTCTTAGACAGGGATGGCGTTATAAATGAGGATTACGGTTTTGTTCACAGGATTGAGGATTTCAGGATATACCCTGAGGTCTTCCCAGCTTTAAAAAAACTTCAGGATGCTGGATTTAAACTTTTAATCGTTACAAACCAGTCAGGAATAGCTGTAGGCTATTATACTGAGGAAGATTTCCTAAAATTAACAGAGTATATGCTTGATATTTTCAGTAAAAACGGTATAAAGATTGATAAGGTTTATTACTGTCCCCACCATCCAGATGGAGTTGTACCTGAACTAAGAATGGTATGTGACTGCAGAAAACCTGAAAGTGGTATGATAAAACAGGGAATAGAAGAATTCAGTATTGATCCTTCAAGATCATTCCTCATAGGTGACAAGGAGAACGATATTAAGGCCGCTCATAAAGAAGGGATAAAAGCTGCTCTTGTTAAAACGGGACAGGGCCTGAAGTATATTGATAATACAGAGGCTGATTTTGTTGGTGAGAACATACTGGATGTTGTAGAAAACTTTATACTAAAAGAGGGCTATTGA
- a CDS encoding Ni/Fe hydrogenase subunit alpha, with protein MKKIENLLTRVEGEGSISLFYENGTLKDVKLNIFEPPRFIEGILKGKEYYRIIDVTSRICGICPVAYQISGVQAIEDAFGLKVSSEIEKLRRLYYFGEWIQSHAVHVFFLHLPDFLNKGSVFEVGKDSPEFLKIGTIIKNAGSEIIQKIGGRVSHPVSISVGGFTKFADDDSLKSIIPLLEKALDLSVYALKRFSEFNFPDNEIPDIHFLSLEEEEYPILKGDIVSNKGLRLTKEEFDNVIKEYQVDHSTAKRAKLYGRDLYIVGPISRFNNSYEKLSYMALKSSKDIDLYPPIKNSFKTILIRMVEIIHSLERSIDLIKDYRKESLKNADYTVKEGTGYGVSEAPRGILWHKYSFDSEGKIKKADIVPPTSQNQDIMEVSVRNMIMNRENIEEILKTGEKVIRNFDPCISCATHFLKIGEIRGKKIS; from the coding sequence ATGAAAAAGATTGAAAATCTTTTAACAAGAGTAGAGGGAGAAGGATCTATATCTCTTTTTTATGAGAATGGAACGCTTAAAGATGTGAAACTGAACATATTTGAACCTCCAAGATTTATAGAGGGAATACTAAAAGGTAAAGAGTACTACAGGATTATAGATGTAACATCCCGTATCTGCGGTATATGCCCTGTAGCATACCAGATAAGCGGTGTTCAGGCAATTGAGGACGCTTTTGGTTTAAAGGTTTCCAGTGAGATTGAGAAACTGAGAAGACTTTACTACTTCGGTGAATGGATACAGAGTCACGCTGTACATGTTTTCTTTCTCCATCTTCCTGATTTTCTTAATAAAGGATCCGTATTTGAGGTTGGAAAGGACAGCCCTGAATTCCTTAAAATAGGAACAATAATAAAAAATGCCGGAAGCGAAATTATACAGAAAATAGGAGGAAGAGTCTCCCATCCTGTATCTATCTCAGTTGGAGGATTTACCAAATTTGCAGACGATGATAGCCTTAAAAGTATCATTCCTCTTCTCGAGAAGGCACTTGATCTTTCTGTATACGCTTTAAAAAGATTCTCTGAGTTCAACTTTCCGGATAATGAGATTCCTGATATACATTTTCTCTCACTTGAGGAAGAAGAGTACCCTATACTCAAAGGGGATATAGTATCAAACAAAGGCCTTAGATTAACAAAAGAGGAGTTTGATAATGTAATAAAAGAGTATCAGGTTGATCACTCAACAGCAAAAAGAGCAAAGCTTTACGGAAGGGATTTATACATAGTTGGACCTATATCAAGATTCAACAACAGCTATGAAAAACTTTCATATATGGCATTAAAATCTTCAAAAGATATAGATCTTTATCCACCGATCAAAAACAGTTTTAAAACAATACTTATTAGAATGGTTGAGATCATCCATTCACTTGAAAGATCAATAGATCTGATAAAAGACTACAGAAAAGAGAGCCTGAAAAATGCCGATTACACAGTTAAAGAGGGGACAGGTTACGGTGTATCCGAAGCACCAAGGGGAATACTATGGCACAAGTACAGCTTTGACAGTGAAGGAAAAATAAAAAAGGCGGATATAGTACCTCCCACCTCACAGAACCAGGATATTATGGAGGTATCTGTTAGAAATATGATTATGAACAGGGAAAATATTGAGGAGATCCTAAAAACTGGAGAAAAAGTTATAAGAAACTTTGATCCCTGTATCTCCTGTGCTACACATTTTCTGAAGATCGGAGAGATAAGAGGGAAAAAGATCAGTTAA
- a CDS encoding FAD/NAD(P)-binding protein, with product MFKVDNPYSLTEMEVIETVKETEDTVTLRILSYRNYSPGQYNMIYIFGLGEAPITIAGRSEGIIEHTVRSAGDVTGHIVKLKAGDKVYIRGPYGNSWDLDEAEGKQLVLISGGLGLAAIKWIMEEAIKQKDRFRGILSLYGSKSYDSLLYRYNYEKWSSQIDFKITIDHPDKRWKGDVGLITELIKKSDIDKDAVVFMCGPDPMVKFSVIELCKKGVSTENIFVSMERHMKCSVGTCGHCMFGPYFVCKDGPIFRYSQIKEFFERKEV from the coding sequence ATGTTTAAGGTAGACAATCCTTACAGTCTAACTGAGATGGAAGTCATTGAAACTGTTAAAGAGACTGAAGACACCGTCACCCTGCGAATACTTTCATACAGAAACTACTCTCCCGGACAGTACAATATGATCTATATATTCGGTTTAGGTGAAGCCCCTATAACTATCGCAGGAAGATCAGAAGGAATAATAGAACATACAGTGAGATCAGCCGGTGATGTAACAGGACATATCGTGAAACTCAAAGCAGGTGATAAGGTATACATAAGAGGACCTTACGGAAATAGCTGGGATCTCGATGAGGCAGAAGGAAAACAGCTTGTTCTTATCTCAGGAGGTCTTGGACTCGCTGCCATAAAATGGATTATGGAAGAGGCTATAAAACAGAAGGATAGATTCAGAGGTATACTGTCCCTTTACGGATCAAAAAGTTACGACTCTCTCCTTTACAGGTATAACTATGAAAAATGGTCATCACAGATAGATTTTAAAATAACTATAGATCATCCAGATAAAAGATGGAAGGGAGATGTTGGACTTATAACAGAGCTAATAAAAAAATCAGATATAGATAAGGATGCTGTTGTTTTTATGTGTGGACCTGACCCAATGGTTAAATTCTCAGTTATTGAGCTTTGCAAAAAAGGGGTATCAACTGAGAATATCTTTGTATCTATGGAAAGACATATGAAATGCTCCGTTGGAACATGTGGGCACTGTATGTTTGGACCATACTTTGTATGTAAAGATGGTCCAATATTCAGATACTCACAGATAAAGGAATTCTTTGAAAGGAAAGAGGTATGA
- a CDS encoding HU family DNA-binding protein: MKKSDLLNYLIERFPYLKKKDLHTILNGTFEAMTDALSKGDKVEIRGLGSFKVKVKKSRKARNPKTGVVVEVPEKRVVHFKMGKVLKKKLFSRPV, encoded by the coding sequence ATGAAAAAGTCAGATCTTTTAAACTATCTGATTGAAAGATTTCCTTACCTGAAGAAAAAGGATCTGCACACGATACTTAATGGAACATTTGAGGCTATGACAGATGCACTTTCAAAAGGAGACAAAGTAGAGATAAGAGGTCTTGGCTCATTCAAGGTTAAGGTGAAGAAGAGCAGAAAAGCAAGAAATCCTAAAACGGGTGTTGTGGTTGAGGTTCCTGAGAAAAGGGTCGTTCATTTTAAGATGGGTAAAGTTCTTAAGAAAAAACTTTTCTCCAGACCGGTTTAA
- a CDS encoding hydrogenase small subunit codes for MQPFSREYLREIFTKPTNYINTNRGKEYYDRLYAKMEKRLSELKKQRPLRETEIRFEELLESWELTRRDFLKWVSATTAMLMLPPKFEPLVAQAAEVMNRVPIIWINIQDCAGNTEALLRSASPTVDELILEYLSVEYHEVIMAAAGDQAEANLEKAVKDFDGKYILFVEGAIPVGMPEAFTIGRHAKTGVEHLKHLAEHSAAVVAVGSCAAFGGVPAAYPNPTGAVGVMDIVKGKPVVNIPACPANPANITGVVIHYILTGELPELDSLLRPKFAFGFRIHDNCERRAHFDAGEFVEEWGDYGAKNSFCLYKMGCKGPFTFNNCSLIKYNEGTNWPVGVGRGCIGCSEPEFWDKYATERPVARSPIQPPAGRGVESGVDEFGLGLLTAAAIGIGIHAVASALAGKRDQVKDTE; via the coding sequence ATGCAGCCTTTCAGCAGGGAGTATTTGAGGGAGATCTTTACGAAACCAACAAACTATATCAACACAAACAGGGGAAAGGAGTATTACGACAGACTTTACGCAAAGATGGAGAAGAGACTCTCAGAGCTGAAAAAACAGAGGCCTCTTAGAGAGACTGAGATCAGATTTGAAGAGCTTTTAGAAAGCTGGGAGCTTACAAGAAGAGATTTTCTGAAATGGGTTTCTGCAACAACAGCTATGCTTATGCTTCCTCCAAAGTTTGAACCTCTTGTTGCCCAGGCAGCTGAGGTTATGAACAGAGTTCCAATAATATGGATAAATATCCAGGACTGTGCTGGTAATACAGAGGCTCTGCTTAGAAGTGCATCTCCTACAGTTGATGAGCTCATACTTGAGTATCTCTCAGTTGAGTACCATGAGGTTATAATGGCTGCTGCTGGTGATCAGGCTGAAGCTAACCTTGAGAAGGCTGTAAAGGATTTTGACGGTAAGTATATACTTTTTGTTGAAGGAGCTATACCTGTTGGGATGCCTGAAGCTTTCACAATAGGAAGACATGCAAAAACAGGTGTTGAGCATCTAAAACATCTTGCAGAACATTCAGCTGCTGTTGTTGCTGTAGGTTCATGTGCGGCATTTGGAGGTGTTCCAGCTGCATATCCTAATCCTACAGGTGCTGTTGGTGTTATGGATATTGTTAAGGGTAAACCTGTTGTTAACATACCTGCATGTCCTGCAAACCCTGCGAACATAACTGGTGTTGTAATACATTACATACTGACAGGTGAGCTTCCAGAACTGGACTCACTTTTAAGACCTAAGTTTGCTTTCGGTTTCAGAATCCACGATAACTGTGAGAGAAGAGCCCATTTTGATGCAGGTGAGTTTGTTGAGGAATGGGGTGATTACGGTGCTAAAAACAGTTTCTGTCTTTACAAGATGGGCTGTAAGGGTCCTTTCACATTCAACAACTGCTCACTTATAAAGTACAACGAAGGAACAAACTGGCCTGTTGGTGTCGGTAGAGGATGTATAGGCTGTTCAGAGCCTGAGTTCTGGGATAAGTATGCAACAGAAAGACCTGTAGCAAGATCACCAATTCAACCACCTGCAGGAAGAGGCGTTGAGTCAGGTGTTGATGAGTTTGGTCTCGGGCTGCTTACGGCAGCTGCTATAGGTATAGGTATTCATGCTGTTGCGAGCGCTTTGGCTGGAAAGAGAGATCAAGTTAAAGATACTGAATAA
- a CDS encoding Ni/Fe hydrogenase subunit delta: protein MIEVGIFKFASCDGCQISFFDISEMLSHLEEKVRIKYFIEGQDRNEFERFDISFIEGSVSTPEQEEKVKKIRDVSEYVVTIGACSSSGGIQSVRNFSDYKDIVCSVYPKPEMIKSLERSRPVSDYIDVDFEIRGCPINKEALLEVIYSVILGKKPYNPEYPVCMECKRKGNPCVIIFGKPCLGSITSAGCGAVCPSYNRGCYGCFGPVKNPQIETLKEVFQFLSLDQKEFYESILMGFNAYHPYIREKI from the coding sequence ATGATTGAGGTAGGGATATTTAAGTTTGCTTCCTGTGACGGCTGTCAGATCTCATTTTTTGATATTTCAGAGATGCTCTCACATCTTGAGGAAAAGGTAAGGATAAAGTACTTCATTGAAGGTCAGGACAGAAATGAGTTTGAAAGGTTTGATATATCATTCATTGAGGGATCTGTATCCACACCTGAGCAGGAGGAAAAGGTTAAAAAGATAAGGGATGTATCAGAGTATGTTGTAACCATTGGCGCCTGTTCATCATCAGGGGGGATTCAGTCTGTAAGGAACTTCTCAGATTACAAAGATATAGTCTGTTCTGTTTACCCAAAACCTGAGATGATAAAATCTCTTGAGAGATCAAGACCTGTTTCAGATTATATAGACGTTGATTTTGAGATAAGAGGATGCCCCATAAATAAAGAAGCCCTCCTTGAGGTAATATACTCTGTGATCCTCGGCAAGAAACCCTATAACCCTGAGTACCCTGTATGTATGGAGTGTAAGAGAAAGGGAAACCCATGTGTGATAATTTTTGGAAAACCCTGCCTTGGAAGTATAACATCTGCAGGATGTGGAGCTGTATGTCCTTCCTACAACAGGGGATGTTACGGATGCTTTGGTCCTGTTAAAAATCCTCAGATTGAGACATTAAAGGAGGTATTTCAGTTCCTCAGTTTAGATCAGAAGGAGTTCTACGAGTCCATCCTTATGGGGTTTAATGCTTACCATCCTTACATAAGGGAAAAGATATGA
- a CDS encoding ferredoxin-thioredoxin reductase catalytic domain-containing protein — protein sequence MKDVKPEILEKMKKFAENFSKKSGTVVNPNKEAAEAVISGLASHVEELGKPLCPCNFYPDKQEEVKRRRWICACDEMQVLKYCHCLLFTTEEGLPITEYLPEWHEGRQIYGLVKDPTPDKGRALGKVDKIINLLKDYVKEHNLDIPEEEIVEWAQKVARKK from the coding sequence ATGAAAGATGTTAAGCCTGAAATATTGGAAAAAATGAAAAAGTTTGCAGAGAACTTCTCAAAAAAATCCGGAACTGTAGTTAATCCTAATAAAGAAGCTGCAGAGGCAGTTATTAGCGGTCTTGCCTCACACGTTGAGGAACTTGGAAAACCATTATGTCCATGTAACTTCTACCCTGATAAACAGGAAGAAGTTAAAAGGAGAAGATGGATATGTGCCTGTGACGAGATGCAGGTATTAAAATACTGCCACTGTCTTCTCTTTACCACGGAGGAAGGACTCCCAATAACGGAGTATCTGCCAGAGTGGCATGAAGGAAGACAGATTTATGGACTTGTGAAAGATCCAACACCTGATAAAGGAAGAGCCCTTGGAAAGGTTGATAAGATAATAAACCTGCTTAAAGATTATGTTAAGGAACATAATCTTGATATACCAGAAGAAGAAATCGTGGAATGGGCCCAAAAGGTTGCAAGGAAAAAATGA
- a CDS encoding 4Fe-4S dicluster domain-containing protein: MDVNLLISKESLKDIFLILKDNYDLIAPVYKDGIVTYSQVDRFDQIASGKKDVQNSRYYRIDDSSYFFSISKPVNSLKNFLHPPEFDILTVKKKNGKLEFIYEKSEKRYAFFGVPPCDLNALSILDDVFINKNDHPDIYYRSIRENIFVLSYTCINPVDTCFCTSFGYRPFPEKNFDISITELKDHFLVNVGSEKGMDLMKNIPHRKAEDKDLKEKERIIRSTEEKIKNRIDTDGLPDILYTKIDSDFWDKFNKTCLACTSCTQVCPTCFCFDIVEENDLVSMSSTRKAVWDSCFNPSFATVHRFNVRGSVASRYRQWLMHKFAYWTDQFGTFGCVGCGRCITWCPSGIDIRNEINLLRENDV; the protein is encoded by the coding sequence ATGGATGTAAACCTGCTTATAAGCAAGGAGTCTTTAAAAGATATATTCCTGATTTTAAAGGATAATTATGATCTTATAGCCCCGGTTTATAAAGACGGTATAGTAACCTACAGTCAGGTTGATAGATTTGATCAGATAGCTTCAGGTAAAAAGGATGTACAGAACTCAAGATATTATAGAATTGATGATTCCAGCTACTTCTTCTCAATATCAAAACCTGTTAACTCTTTAAAAAACTTTTTACACCCCCCTGAGTTTGATATCCTTACAGTTAAAAAGAAGAATGGAAAGCTGGAGTTTATATACGAAAAATCCGAAAAAAGATACGCATTTTTTGGTGTTCCTCCCTGTGATCTCAATGCCCTATCAATACTTGATGATGTTTTCATAAATAAAAATGACCATCCTGATATCTATTACAGAAGCATCAGAGAAAATATCTTTGTACTTTCATACACATGTATAAATCCCGTTGATACCTGCTTCTGTACATCTTTTGGATACAGACCTTTTCCAGAAAAAAATTTTGATATATCAATTACGGAACTTAAAGATCATTTCCTCGTTAATGTTGGATCTGAAAAGGGTATGGACCTGATGAAAAATATTCCCCACAGAAAAGCTGAAGATAAGGATCTGAAAGAGAAGGAAAGGATCATAAGATCAACAGAGGAAAAGATTAAAAACAGGATAGATACAGACGGTCTCCCTGATATACTTTACACCAAGATTGACTCAGATTTCTGGGATAAATTTAACAAAACTTGCCTTGCCTGTACATCATGTACACAGGTCTGTCCTACATGTTTCTGTTTTGATATAGTTGAAGAAAATGACCTTGTATCAATGAGCTCAACAAGAAAAGCTGTCTGGGATTCATGTTTCAATCCATCATTTGCAACAGTACACAGATTCAATGTGAGGGGAAGTGTAGCATCAAGATACAGACAGTGGCTTATGCATAAATTCGCCTACTGGACAGATCAGTTTGGGACGTTTGGCTGTGTTGGATGTGGAAGGTGTATAACATGGTGTCCTTCAGGAATAGATATAAGAAACGAGATAAACCTTTTGAGAGAAAATGATGTTTAA
- the ileS gene encoding isoleucine--tRNA ligase, with translation MEWKDTLNLPKTAFPMKGNLPNKEPEIIKKWEEIDLYKRLREERKGKEKYILHDGPPYANGNIHLGHALNKILKDILVKYESMKGKDAPFVPGWDCHGLPIEQQVEKLLKKEKKRKEDLSKSEFRKLCREYALKYVNIQREEFKRLGIIGNWEKPYLTMRPSYQAQEIRELGKIFRKGIAYRGKKPVYWCIYDKTAEAEAEVEYKEKKDPSIYVAFELVESPFDIKEKVYAVIWTTTPWTLPANLGIMVNPDFDYLFLRSEDKVYIVAKDLLESFSEKTGIEGEVIKEVKGRELEFLEYRHPFIDRVSKIYLSEFVELGTGTGLVHMAPGHGQEDYIIGQRYGVEAFAPVDDEGRFTDEAPEFIQGLRVFEANERIVEKLRENGVLLHHETVKHSYPHCWRCKNPVIFRATPQWFISMDGITEKGETLRGEALKEIERVKWIPHWGENRIKSMIENRPDWCISRQRSWGVPIAVFYCKRCGNIIDDEKVFEHIADLVEKDEFGADIWFEREAEELLPEGYRCPKCDGEEFKKEEDILDVWFDSGVSHASVLKSGFWDELKWPADMYLEGSDQHRGWFQSSLLEGVASYGRAPYDAVLTHGFILDEKGNKMSKSLGNVIPPEKIIKMYGADILRLWVVSEDYTEDIKIGMNLLKSIADDYRKIRNTFRYFLGNLYDFDANKDRVPYENLLEIDRWMLSKLQRLIDRSHSAYSNYRFHKIYHEIKRFVIVDLSAVYLDILKDRLYVYAPDSLERRSAQTVLYELLDSLTKLLAPILSFTTEEIWGYVREINPSVKESIHLEEMPVVNQDYIDPELEETYEKLMKVRDDILKALEEARRSDIIRHPYEAKVVLSLPDEYRSVVEKRIDWIKFFFTVSQVELSDQAEGDVIIGGEKVEGGKIAVKKASGEKCPRCWIYDESVGKDGQPVCDRCMEQLERMEIKISDIEEAK, from the coding sequence TTGGAATGGAAAGATACACTGAACCTGCCGAAAACAGCATTTCCTATGAAAGGTAATCTGCCAAATAAAGAGCCTGAGATAATCAAAAAATGGGAAGAGATAGACCTGTATAAAAGGTTAAGGGAAGAGAGGAAAGGCAAAGAGAAATATATACTTCATGATGGACCTCCTTATGCAAACGGGAATATACACCTTGGACATGCCCTAAACAAGATACTGAAGGATATACTTGTAAAGTATGAAAGTATGAAAGGGAAGGATGCCCCTTTTGTTCCAGGATGGGACTGTCACGGTCTTCCTATAGAACAGCAGGTTGAAAAGCTTTTGAAAAAGGAGAAAAAGAGAAAGGAAGATCTTTCTAAATCAGAGTTCAGAAAGCTCTGCAGGGAGTATGCCCTTAAATATGTAAATATCCAGAGGGAAGAGTTTAAAAGGTTAGGGATAATAGGAAACTGGGAAAAACCGTACCTGACAATGAGACCGTCATACCAGGCTCAGGAGATAAGGGAGCTTGGGAAGATATTCAGAAAAGGGATAGCTTACAGAGGAAAAAAACCAGTTTACTGGTGTATATACGACAAAACAGCCGAGGCTGAGGCTGAGGTTGAGTATAAGGAGAAGAAAGATCCGTCCATATATGTTGCCTTTGAGCTTGTTGAATCCCCTTTTGATATAAAAGAGAAGGTGTACGCTGTTATATGGACAACAACCCCGTGGACGCTCCCTGCAAACCTTGGAATTATGGTTAATCCTGATTTTGATTATCTGTTTTTAAGATCTGAAGATAAGGTTTATATCGTTGCAAAGGATCTTCTTGAGAGCTTCAGTGAGAAAACAGGTATTGAAGGTGAGGTTATAAAAGAGGTTAAAGGAAGGGAGCTTGAGTTTTTAGAGTACAGACATCCATTTATAGACAGGGTTTCAAAGATATACCTCTCAGAGTTTGTAGAGCTTGGAACAGGAACAGGTCTTGTTCATATGGCACCTGGACACGGTCAGGAAGACTACATCATTGGACAGAGATACGGTGTTGAGGCTTTTGCCCCTGTTGATGATGAGGGAAGGTTTACAGATGAAGCACCTGAGTTCATACAGGGCTTAAGAGTCTTTGAGGCTAATGAGAGAATTGTTGAGAAACTGAGGGAAAATGGTGTACTCCTCCACCATGAGACTGTAAAACACTCCTACCCACACTGCTGGAGATGTAAAAATCCTGTTATATTCAGGGCGACCCCACAGTGGTTTATATCAATGGATGGGATAACTGAGAAAGGAGAGACACTCAGAGGAGAGGCTTTAAAAGAGATAGAAAGGGTTAAATGGATTCCCCACTGGGGTGAAAACAGAATAAAGTCTATGATTGAGAACAGGCCAGACTGGTGTATATCAAGGCAGAGAAGCTGGGGAGTTCCTATAGCCGTTTTCTACTGTAAGAGATGTGGAAATATTATAGATGATGAAAAGGTTTTTGAGCATATAGCAGACCTTGTTGAGAAGGATGAGTTTGGAGCTGATATCTGGTTTGAGAGAGAGGCTGAGGAGCTCCTTCCGGAAGGTTACAGATGCCCAAAATGTGATGGTGAGGAGTTTAAGAAAGAAGAGGATATACTTGATGTATGGTTTGATTCAGGTGTCTCCCATGCTTCTGTATTAAAGTCAGGTTTCTGGGATGAGTTAAAATGGCCTGCGGATATGTATCTTGAAGGGTCGGATCAACACAGGGGATGGTTCCAGTCATCACTTCTTGAAGGTGTTGCTTCCTATGGGAGAGCTCCTTATGATGCTGTTCTGACTCACGGTTTTATACTTGATGAGAAAGGAAACAAGATGTCAAAATCTCTGGGAAATGTTATTCCCCCAGAGAAGATAATAAAGATGTATGGGGCTGATATCTTAAGACTGTGGGTTGTCTCAGAGGATTACACAGAAGATATAAAGATAGGTATGAACCTTCTGAAGAGCATAGCTGATGATTATAGAAAGATAAGAAACACATTCAGGTACTTCCTCGGCAACCTTTACGATTTTGATGCTAATAAGGACAGAGTTCCTTATGAAAATCTCCTTGAGATAGACAGATGGATGCTTTCAAAACTCCAGAGATTGATAGACAGATCCCACTCGGCTTACAGCAATTACAGATTTCACAAGATATACCATGAGATAAAGAGATTTGTTATTGTAGATCTTTCTGCTGTATACCTTGATATTCTTAAAGATAGACTTTACGTTTATGCTCCTGACAGCCTTGAGAGAAGATCTGCACAGACAGTTCTTTATGAGCTTCTTGATTCGCTTACAAAACTGCTTGCACCTATACTTTCCTTCACAACTGAGGAGATATGGGGTTATGTTAGAGAGATCAATCCATCAGTAAAGGAGAGTATCCATCTTGAGGAGATGCCTGTTGTAAATCAGGACTATATAGATCCTGAACTTGAAGAAACCTACGAGAAACTTATGAAAGTCAGGGATGATATCCTTAAAGCACTTGAAGAGGCAAGAAGGTCAGATATTATAAGACATCCTTATGAAGCTAAGGTTGTACTTTCGTTACCTGATGAATACAGATCGGTTGTTGAGAAAAGGATAGACTGGATTAAGTTTTTCTTTACAGTAAGTCAGGTTGAACTCTCAGATCAGGCTGAAGGTGATGTTATTATAGGTGGTGAGAAGGTTGAAGGTGGTAAGATAGCTGTGAAAAAAGCCTCTGGTGAGAAATGTCCAAGATGCTGGATATACGATGAATCAGTTGGAAAGGATGGTCAGCCGGTTTGTGACAGATGTATGGAACAGTTAGAAAGGATGGAAATAAAAATATCTGATATAGAGGAGGCTAAATGA